The following coding sequences lie in one Ostrinia nubilalis chromosome 2, ilOstNubi1.1, whole genome shotgun sequence genomic window:
- the LOC135086298 gene encoding endothelial differentiation-related factor 1 homolog: MSDWDTVTILRKKPPKASALKTEQAVNAARRQGLPVDTQQKYGAGTNKQHVTTKNTAKLDRETEELRHDKIPLDLGKLIMQGRQAKGMSQKDLATKICEKPQIVNDYEAGRGIPNNIVLGKIERAIGIKLRGKERGQPLQPPGGKK; the protein is encoded by the coding sequence ATGTCTGATTGGGATACGGTTACCATTCTACGCAAAAAACCACCTAAAGCGTCTGCATTGAAGACTGAACAAGCCGTTAATGCCGCACGTCGTCAAGGTTTGCCCGTGGATACTCAACAAAAATATGGTGCAGGTACTAATAAACAACACGTTACCACAAAAAATACAGCTAAATTGGACAGAGAAACTGAAGAACTGCGCCACGATAAGATTCCGTTGGATCTGGGAAAACTTATAATGCAAGGACGGCAGGCTAAAGGCATGAGCCAGAAGGATTTGGCTACGAAAATTTGTGAAAAACCTCAAATTGTAAACGATTATGAAGCCGGTCGTGGAATACCCAATAACATTGTACTCGGCAAAATCGAAAGAGCAATTGGCATAAAACTTCGCGGAAAAGAAAGAGGCCAACCACTACAGCCTCCTGGAGGAAAGAAATAA
- the LOC135080938 gene encoding probable nucleoporin Nup54 isoform X2 — protein MAFSFGASTGTTQSAPFGSAAKPTFSFGSTNTATTSNAGFSFGTSTTSSGFGSLGATSTAAPFGGLGTAPASTAPSLFGGTGFGNTTSKPATGFGTGGFGTNTFGTGTTFGAGTSTFGSTAPTFGTNTLGSNTLGSNTFGTSTFGTGSTFGTGSTFGSAFGTKPATTGFSGFGAGLGTNTFGQPQQQQQQQPAGPASAHEALIAAVFNCNVFGDERDQVLAKWNLLQAQWGTGQAYYSRNSPALELNEQNPLCRFKAVGYSRLGGREDKEGHVALTFNKTEQEIKNNQQALITSLSGLLGNKPNLTVNIDAVKNVLENKSQVVIFVVDKNAGGSHVSASELAAFLNAGAARTALAGAGCSAVTPVTRPSPQMLQNYLQTPPPGMDMRLWKQAQADNPDPDNYIPVPIIGFSEIKFRASCQAEQAGLQASWLRKASDTLGELRTRRAAAAARLSQLAARLHGLRHTLLQVIARQETLNHVGVALSPEEEAARARLHELASQLAAPPLYNGRLNELLCAVRLQRSASAGTSQERYQLDPGAQEDVKQFLTMQQRGMAHLLDTARQDLAALNAISEGMARLVRA, from the exons ATGGCTTTTTCTTTTGGTGCTTCTACAGGTACCACCCAGAGTGCCCCTTTCGGCTCTGCAGCTAAAC CAACATTCTCATTTGGGAGTACTAATACTGCCACTACCTCAAACGCTGGATTCAGTTTTGGAACCTCCACAACTTCCTCTGGCTTTGGTTCATTGGGAGCAACTAGTACAG CTGCACCTTTTGGAGGCTTAGGGACAGCTCCGGCGTCTACGGCACCATCATTATTTGGTGGAACTGGCTTTGGAAATACAACATCTAAACCTGCAACAG GCTTTGGAACTGGTGGATTTGGTACCAACACATTTGGAACAGGTACAACTTTCGGAGCTGGTACTTCTACTTTCGGCAGTACAGCCCCAACATTTGGTACCAACACACTTGGTTCCAACACGCTTGGCTCCAACACATTTGGCACTTCAACATTTGGTACTGGATCAACATTTGGTACTGGATCAACATTTGGTTCTGCATTTGGAACTAAACCAGCTACCACTGGGTTTAGTGGGTTCGGCGCTGGTCTTGGAACCAACACATTTGGACAGCCTcag CAgcaacagcagcagcagccGGCCGGGCCCGCGTCGGCGCACGAGGCGCTTATCGCGGCGGTGTTCAACTGCAACGTCTTCGGGGATGAGCGCGACCAGGTGCTGGCCAAGTGGAACCTCTTGCAGGCTCAGTGGGGCACTG GACAAGCTTACTATAGTCGGAATTCTCCAGCACTGGAGCTGAATGAGCAGAACCCATTATGTCGGTTCAAAGCAGTGGGGTATTCAAGACTGGGCGGTCGGGAAGACAAGGAAGGTCACGTTGCTTTGACGTTCAACAAGACAGAACAAGAAATCAA GAATAATCAGCAAGCACTCATCACATCACTATCTGGTTTGTTGGGTAATAAACCAAACCTCACTGTTAACATTGATGCAGtgaaaaatgttttagaaaacAAAAGTCAG GTGGTGATATTCGTCGTAGACAAGAACGCCGGGGGTTCCCACGTGTCCGCGTCAGAACTAGCCGCGTTCCTGAACGCGGGCGCCGCTCGCACCGCGCTCGCCGGCGCCGGCTGCTCCGCCGTCACGCCCGTCACCCGGCCCTCGCCGCAGATGCTGCAAAACTACCTGCAGACGCCGCCGCCAG GAATGGACATGCGACTTTGGAAGCAAGCACAAGCAGACAATCCTGATCCTGATAACTACATTCCTGTGCCTATCATTGGTTTTTCCGAG ATAAAATTCCGCGCAAGTTGTCAAGCTGAGCAAGCTGGCTTGCAGGCCAGTTGGCTGCGTAAAGCGAGCGACACTTTGGGCGAGCTTCGGACTAGGagggccgccgccgccgcccggctGTCCCAATTGGCTGCAAGGCTGCACGGGTTGAGACACACTTTGTTACAA GTTATAGCGCGCCAAGAGACACTGAACCACGTGGGAGTGGCGCTTAGCCCCGAAGAAgaagcggcgcgggcgcgcctCCACGAGCTAGCCTCACAACTTGCCGCGCCGCCTCTATACAAT gGTCGCCTGAATGAGCTGCTCTGCGCGGTTAGGCTGCAGCGCAGCGCCAGCGCGGGCACATCTCAAGAACGCTATCAGCTAGATCCGG GCGCGCAAGAAGACGTGAAGCAATTCCTGACGATGCAGCAGCGCGGCATGGCGCATCTCCTCGACACCGCGCGCCAGGATCTCGCCGCTCTCAACGCGATCTCCGAAGGCATGGCGCGGCTTGTTCGCGCCTAG
- the LOC135080938 gene encoding probable nucleoporin Nup54 isoform X1, whose translation MAFSFGASTGTTQSAPFGSAAKPTFSFGSTNTATTSNAGFSFGTSTTSSGFGSLGATSTAAPFGGLGTAPASTAPSLFGGTGFGNTTSKPATGFGTGGFGTNTFGTGTTFGAGTSTFGSTAPTFGTNTLGSNTLGSNTFGTSTFGTGSTFGTGSTFGSAFGTKPATTGFSGFGAGLGTNTFGQPQQQQQQQQPAGPASAHEALIAAVFNCNVFGDERDQVLAKWNLLQAQWGTGQAYYSRNSPALELNEQNPLCRFKAVGYSRLGGREDKEGHVALTFNKTEQEIKNNQQALITSLSGLLGNKPNLTVNIDAVKNVLENKSQVVIFVVDKNAGGSHVSASELAAFLNAGAARTALAGAGCSAVTPVTRPSPQMLQNYLQTPPPGMDMRLWKQAQADNPDPDNYIPVPIIGFSEIKFRASCQAEQAGLQASWLRKASDTLGELRTRRAAAAARLSQLAARLHGLRHTLLQVIARQETLNHVGVALSPEEEAARARLHELASQLAAPPLYNGRLNELLCAVRLQRSASAGTSQERYQLDPGAQEDVKQFLTMQQRGMAHLLDTARQDLAALNAISEGMARLVRA comes from the exons ATGGCTTTTTCTTTTGGTGCTTCTACAGGTACCACCCAGAGTGCCCCTTTCGGCTCTGCAGCTAAAC CAACATTCTCATTTGGGAGTACTAATACTGCCACTACCTCAAACGCTGGATTCAGTTTTGGAACCTCCACAACTTCCTCTGGCTTTGGTTCATTGGGAGCAACTAGTACAG CTGCACCTTTTGGAGGCTTAGGGACAGCTCCGGCGTCTACGGCACCATCATTATTTGGTGGAACTGGCTTTGGAAATACAACATCTAAACCTGCAACAG GCTTTGGAACTGGTGGATTTGGTACCAACACATTTGGAACAGGTACAACTTTCGGAGCTGGTACTTCTACTTTCGGCAGTACAGCCCCAACATTTGGTACCAACACACTTGGTTCCAACACGCTTGGCTCCAACACATTTGGCACTTCAACATTTGGTACTGGATCAACATTTGGTACTGGATCAACATTTGGTTCTGCATTTGGAACTAAACCAGCTACCACTGGGTTTAGTGGGTTCGGCGCTGGTCTTGGAACCAACACATTTGGACAGCCTcag CAGCAgcaacagcagcagcagccGGCCGGGCCCGCGTCGGCGCACGAGGCGCTTATCGCGGCGGTGTTCAACTGCAACGTCTTCGGGGATGAGCGCGACCAGGTGCTGGCCAAGTGGAACCTCTTGCAGGCTCAGTGGGGCACTG GACAAGCTTACTATAGTCGGAATTCTCCAGCACTGGAGCTGAATGAGCAGAACCCATTATGTCGGTTCAAAGCAGTGGGGTATTCAAGACTGGGCGGTCGGGAAGACAAGGAAGGTCACGTTGCTTTGACGTTCAACAAGACAGAACAAGAAATCAA GAATAATCAGCAAGCACTCATCACATCACTATCTGGTTTGTTGGGTAATAAACCAAACCTCACTGTTAACATTGATGCAGtgaaaaatgttttagaaaacAAAAGTCAG GTGGTGATATTCGTCGTAGACAAGAACGCCGGGGGTTCCCACGTGTCCGCGTCAGAACTAGCCGCGTTCCTGAACGCGGGCGCCGCTCGCACCGCGCTCGCCGGCGCCGGCTGCTCCGCCGTCACGCCCGTCACCCGGCCCTCGCCGCAGATGCTGCAAAACTACCTGCAGACGCCGCCGCCAG GAATGGACATGCGACTTTGGAAGCAAGCACAAGCAGACAATCCTGATCCTGATAACTACATTCCTGTGCCTATCATTGGTTTTTCCGAG ATAAAATTCCGCGCAAGTTGTCAAGCTGAGCAAGCTGGCTTGCAGGCCAGTTGGCTGCGTAAAGCGAGCGACACTTTGGGCGAGCTTCGGACTAGGagggccgccgccgccgcccggctGTCCCAATTGGCTGCAAGGCTGCACGGGTTGAGACACACTTTGTTACAA GTTATAGCGCGCCAAGAGACACTGAACCACGTGGGAGTGGCGCTTAGCCCCGAAGAAgaagcggcgcgggcgcgcctCCACGAGCTAGCCTCACAACTTGCCGCGCCGCCTCTATACAAT gGTCGCCTGAATGAGCTGCTCTGCGCGGTTAGGCTGCAGCGCAGCGCCAGCGCGGGCACATCTCAAGAACGCTATCAGCTAGATCCGG GCGCGCAAGAAGACGTGAAGCAATTCCTGACGATGCAGCAGCGCGGCATGGCGCATCTCCTCGACACCGCGCGCCAGGATCTCGCCGCTCTCAACGCGATCTCCGAAGGCATGGCGCGGCTTGTTCGCGCCTAG
- the LOC135080951 gene encoding zinc finger protein GLIS2-like isoform X2, with amino-acid sequence MLEDEDSSGGSSPERNPIESDETACRWRGCGERFASIARLSAHVARAHAHAHSDGLFYCGWRDCARPLRGFNARYKMLVHVRTHTNERPHTCNQCNKSFSRAENLKIHLRSHSGEKPYVCPYEGCGKAYSNSSDRFKHTRTHTVDKPYFCKVPGCNKRYTDPSSLRKHVKTYKHFATEEPIRRESSDEVQSPEAYSPRTENSSYPNNEPSSPLHAGYSPQRPVVSPTYHPIINLRDTTPVYTPVPVEPVTYIEPMYPLRIPSNEMSYLEYTQMYEHSYRTYYSSSLGYPLYRQNVSEKAYTYEDQIRYDDITVNEVNHAERYTQKDEEMPLNLICPKQRIECKPIEELVRHTDLPLDLSTKS; translated from the exons TTGGAAGACGAGGACTCATCCGGCGGGTCGTCCCCCGAACGCAACCCTATCGAGTCCGACGAGACCGCGTGCAGATGGCGCGGCTGCGGCGAGCGGTTCGCGAGTATCGCACGTCTTTCCGCGCACGTCGCGAGGGCGCATGCTCACGCGCACAGCGATGGGCTGTTTTACTGCGGGTGGAGGGACTGCGCCCGCCCGCTTAGAGGATTCAATGCTCG GTACAAAATGCTAGTACACGTGCGCACACACACGAATGAGCGACCTCACACTTGCAACCAATGCAACAAAAGCTTCTCCAGGGCAGAAAACTTGAAGATTCACCTGAGATCACACTCTGGAGAGAAACCCTACGTTTGCCCATATGAG GGCTGCGGCAAAGCGTACTCAAACTCAAGCGACCGTTTCAAGCACACGCGGACTCACACAGTGGATAAGCCATACTTCTGCAAAGTCCCCGGCTGCAACAAGCGTTACACCGATCCTTCCAGTCTTAGAAAACACGTGAAGACTTACAAACACTTCGCCACAGAAGAGCCGATCCGAAGGGAATCTTCAGACGAGGTTCAGAGTCCTGAGGCGTACTCCCCAAGGACAGAAAACTCTTCTTATCCCAACAATGAGCCTTCGTCACCTCTACACGCAGGCTACAGTCCACAAAGACCTGTCGTATCTCCGACCTACCACCCAATTATAAATCTAAGGGACACCACACCAGTATACACACCTGTACCTGTCGAGCCAGTTACTTACATAGAACCCATGTACCCTCTGAGAATTCCGTCCAACGAAATGTCCTACCTAGAATATACACAGATGTACGAGCACTCTTACAGAACGTATTACTCGAGCAGTCTTGGTTATCCGCTCTATAGACAGAATGTGAGCGAGAAAGCCTACACTTATGAAGACCAGATACGGTATGATGACATCACAGTAAATGAAGTGAACCATGCAGAAAGGTATACGCAGAAAGACGAAGAAATGCCTCTTAATCTAATCTGCCCCAAGCAAAGAATAGAATGCAAACCTATCGAGGAACTAGTAAGACATACAGACTTGCCATTAGATTTAAGTactaaaagttaa
- the LOC135080951 gene encoding zinc finger protein GLIS2-like isoform X1 — protein MLVYPQWRPDAANGGCRVQRWMSAERFAPYLARPVVLPPLPPQLEDEDSSGGSSPERNPIESDETACRWRGCGERFASIARLSAHVARAHAHAHSDGLFYCGWRDCARPLRGFNARYKMLVHVRTHTNERPHTCNQCNKSFSRAENLKIHLRSHSGEKPYVCPYEGCGKAYSNSSDRFKHTRTHTVDKPYFCKVPGCNKRYTDPSSLRKHVKTYKHFATEEPIRRESSDEVQSPEAYSPRTENSSYPNNEPSSPLHAGYSPQRPVVSPTYHPIINLRDTTPVYTPVPVEPVTYIEPMYPLRIPSNEMSYLEYTQMYEHSYRTYYSSSLGYPLYRQNVSEKAYTYEDQIRYDDITVNEVNHAERYTQKDEEMPLNLICPKQRIECKPIEELVRHTDLPLDLSTKS, from the exons ATGTTAGTATATCCGCAATGGAGGCCCGACGCGGCCAACGGCGGGTGCAGAGTCCAACGATGGATGTCTGCGGAGCGTTTCGCGCCTTATTTAGCGAGGCCTGTGGTCCTTCCTCCTCTACCACCACAG TTGGAAGACGAGGACTCATCCGGCGGGTCGTCCCCCGAACGCAACCCTATCGAGTCCGACGAGACCGCGTGCAGATGGCGCGGCTGCGGCGAGCGGTTCGCGAGTATCGCACGTCTTTCCGCGCACGTCGCGAGGGCGCATGCTCACGCGCACAGCGATGGGCTGTTTTACTGCGGGTGGAGGGACTGCGCCCGCCCGCTTAGAGGATTCAATGCTCG GTACAAAATGCTAGTACACGTGCGCACACACACGAATGAGCGACCTCACACTTGCAACCAATGCAACAAAAGCTTCTCCAGGGCAGAAAACTTGAAGATTCACCTGAGATCACACTCTGGAGAGAAACCCTACGTTTGCCCATATGAG GGCTGCGGCAAAGCGTACTCAAACTCAAGCGACCGTTTCAAGCACACGCGGACTCACACAGTGGATAAGCCATACTTCTGCAAAGTCCCCGGCTGCAACAAGCGTTACACCGATCCTTCCAGTCTTAGAAAACACGTGAAGACTTACAAACACTTCGCCACAGAAGAGCCGATCCGAAGGGAATCTTCAGACGAGGTTCAGAGTCCTGAGGCGTACTCCCCAAGGACAGAAAACTCTTCTTATCCCAACAATGAGCCTTCGTCACCTCTACACGCAGGCTACAGTCCACAAAGACCTGTCGTATCTCCGACCTACCACCCAATTATAAATCTAAGGGACACCACACCAGTATACACACCTGTACCTGTCGAGCCAGTTACTTACATAGAACCCATGTACCCTCTGAGAATTCCGTCCAACGAAATGTCCTACCTAGAATATACACAGATGTACGAGCACTCTTACAGAACGTATTACTCGAGCAGTCTTGGTTATCCGCTCTATAGACAGAATGTGAGCGAGAAAGCCTACACTTATGAAGACCAGATACGGTATGATGACATCACAGTAAATGAAGTGAACCATGCAGAAAGGTATACGCAGAAAGACGAAGAAATGCCTCTTAATCTAATCTGCCCCAAGCAAAGAATAGAATGCAAACCTATCGAGGAACTAGTAAGACATACAGACTTGCCATTAGATTTAAGTactaaaagttaa